The following are encoded together in the Streptomyces rapamycinicus NRRL 5491 genome:
- a CDS encoding CaiB/BaiF CoA transferase family protein yields MSTLPLEDITVVGLEQAVAAPLATRRLADLGARIIKVEHPVGGDFARAYDDVVGGQSSVFVWLNRGKESVQLDLKNDADRAALEEVLAAADVFVANLSPRALVDLGLDSETLCARHPGLIVCTISGYAPDGPQPGKKAYDALIQAEVGLMALTGWPDSPAKTGISVADIAAGSFAYSGVLAALRHRDRTGEALPVHVPLFGALTEWMAYPLYYTAHSGRAPAPMGTAHPTIAPYGAVPTAEGRHVMIAVQNENEWRRLCTEVLDVPELLDDPRLSSNALRVAHRATLDELLERAFRALPEAVLVERLEAARIAWARLNHVADLEHHPELAVPARWLDTRTPAGPIRTLTPVAAPGGRVARDGAVPALGQHTASVLAELAARRKESA; encoded by the coding sequence GTGAGCACGCTCCCGCTTGAGGACATCACGGTGGTCGGCCTGGAGCAGGCCGTGGCCGCGCCGTTGGCCACCCGCCGGCTCGCCGACCTGGGCGCCCGGATCATCAAGGTCGAACATCCAGTTGGTGGGGATTTCGCGCGTGCGTACGACGATGTCGTGGGCGGGCAGTCCAGCGTCTTCGTCTGGCTCAACCGGGGCAAGGAGTCCGTCCAGCTCGATCTGAAGAACGACGCCGACCGGGCGGCCTTGGAGGAAGTCCTGGCAGCCGCGGACGTCTTCGTCGCGAACCTGTCGCCGCGCGCCCTCGTCGACCTGGGCCTGGACTCCGAGACGCTATGCGCCCGACATCCAGGGCTGATCGTCTGCACGATCTCGGGATATGCGCCGGACGGCCCGCAGCCCGGCAAGAAGGCCTATGACGCGCTGATTCAGGCCGAGGTCGGCCTGATGGCGCTGACGGGATGGCCGGACTCGCCGGCCAAGACCGGGATTTCGGTAGCCGACATCGCCGCCGGCTCGTTCGCCTACAGCGGCGTGCTGGCCGCGCTTCGGCACCGCGACCGGACTGGCGAGGCGCTCCCGGTGCACGTGCCACTGTTCGGTGCGCTGACGGAGTGGATGGCCTACCCGCTTTACTACACCGCGCACAGCGGGCGGGCCCCGGCGCCGATGGGGACGGCACACCCCACCATCGCCCCGTACGGCGCGGTGCCGACCGCGGAGGGCCGACACGTGATGATCGCGGTACAGAACGAGAACGAGTGGCGTCGGCTCTGCACCGAGGTGCTGGACGTCCCGGAGCTGCTCGACGACCCTCGGCTGTCCAGCAACGCGCTGCGGGTGGCGCACCGCGCGACCCTCGATGAGCTGCTCGAGCGGGCGTTCCGGGCGCTGCCGGAGGCCGTGCTGGTCGAGCGGCTGGAGGCGGCGCGGATCGCGTGGGCCCGGCTCAACCACGTCGCCGATCTGGAGCACCACCCTGAGCTGGCCGTTCCTGCTCGCTGGCTCGACACGCGCACTCCAGCCGGACCCATCCGCACGCTGACACCGGTCGCGGCCCCCGGCGGCCGGGTCGCCCGCGACGGCGCGGTCCCGGCGCTGGGCCAGCACACCGCGTCGGTGCTCGCCGAGCTGGCAGCCCGACGGAAGGAGTCGGCATGA
- a CDS encoding acyl-CoA dehydrogenase family protein: MTTVATTARSDRTELRRDLRQLIDTICADYPDAYWREVDEARHYPEEFVDALTGTGCLGALVPEEYGGLGIGLGDASVLLEGINANGGNAGPVHAQLYTMGSVLRHGSEEQKRRYLPDIAAGRVRLQAFGVTEPTAGTDTTRIRTTATRTDDGYVVDGQKVFISRVQHSDLMLLLARTARREDVARKSDGMSLFLIDLREVEGVELRPIRTMVNHETNEVFFNSVRIPADALIGEEGEGFRYVLDGMNAERILIASECVGDGRWFVRRASRYATEREVFERPIGRNQGVQFPIAQAHVHIEAADLMRWKAADLFDAGLPCAAEANMAKLLASNASWEAADVALQTHGGYGMTAEYDIERKFRETRLYRIAPISSNLILSYIGEHVLGMPRSF; encoded by the coding sequence ATGACAACCGTCGCGACAACTGCCCGCAGCGACCGCACCGAGCTGCGCCGTGACCTGCGGCAGCTCATCGACACCATCTGCGCGGACTATCCGGACGCCTACTGGCGGGAGGTCGACGAAGCGCGCCACTACCCGGAGGAGTTCGTCGACGCCCTGACCGGAACCGGATGCCTCGGCGCCCTGGTGCCCGAGGAGTACGGCGGTCTGGGCATTGGCCTCGGTGACGCGTCGGTACTGCTGGAGGGGATCAACGCCAACGGCGGCAACGCCGGGCCGGTCCACGCTCAGCTCTACACGATGGGCTCGGTGCTGCGGCATGGCAGCGAGGAGCAGAAGCGGCGCTACCTTCCCGACATCGCGGCGGGGAGGGTCCGGCTGCAGGCCTTCGGTGTGACAGAGCCGACTGCGGGGACCGACACCACCCGGATCCGGACCACGGCGACGCGCACCGACGACGGGTACGTGGTCGACGGCCAGAAGGTCTTCATCTCCCGCGTCCAGCACTCCGACCTGATGCTGCTGCTCGCCCGCACCGCCCGCCGCGAGGACGTGGCGCGCAAGTCCGACGGCATGTCACTGTTCCTGATCGACCTGCGCGAGGTTGAAGGCGTCGAGCTGCGGCCGATCCGGACCATGGTCAACCACGAGACCAACGAGGTCTTCTTCAACAGCGTGCGCATCCCCGCCGACGCCCTGATCGGCGAGGAGGGCGAGGGCTTTCGCTACGTCCTGGACGGGATGAACGCCGAACGCATCCTCATCGCCTCCGAGTGCGTCGGCGACGGGCGCTGGTTCGTGCGGCGCGCCTCCCGGTACGCGACCGAGCGCGAGGTGTTCGAGCGGCCCATCGGCCGTAACCAGGGCGTGCAGTTCCCGATCGCGCAGGCCCACGTGCACATCGAGGCAGCCGATCTCATGCGCTGGAAGGCCGCGGACCTGTTCGACGCCGGGCTGCCCTGTGCGGCCGAGGCGAACATGGCGAAGCTGCTGGCGTCGAACGCCTCCTGGGAGGCCGCCGACGTCGCACTGCAGACCCACGGCGGCTATGGCATGACGGCGGAGTACGACATCGAGCGGAAGTTCCGGGAAACCCGGCTGTACCGGATCGCGCCGATCTCGTCGAACCTGATCCTCTCCTACATCGGGGAGCACGTCCTCGGCATGCCCCGGTCCTTCTGA
- a CDS encoding MaoC family dehydratase produces MGRTITTTDNIWFTLLTQNTAPLHFDHEYARRTEFGKPLVNSTLTLALVAGQSVTDVSQNVFANLGWTDIVLPAPVFEGDTIHSRSTVAEVRESRSRPTLGVVTVRTAGVKQTGETVIEFSRTLLVYKRGHGPRSEDVV; encoded by the coding sequence TTGGGCCGCACCATCACCACCACCGACAACATCTGGTTCACCCTGCTGACCCAGAACACCGCGCCGCTGCACTTCGACCATGAGTACGCCCGGCGCACCGAGTTCGGCAAGCCACTGGTCAACTCGACGCTCACGCTCGCCCTCGTTGCGGGGCAGAGCGTCACCGACGTGTCCCAGAACGTGTTCGCCAACCTCGGCTGGACCGACATCGTGCTGCCTGCCCCGGTCTTCGAGGGCGACACGATCCATTCCCGCTCCACCGTGGCGGAGGTCAGGGAGTCGCGATCGCGGCCGACCCTTGGCGTCGTCACCGTGCGGACTGCCGGGGTCAAGCAGACCGGCGAGACGGTGATCGAGTTCAGCAGGACCTTGCTGGTTTACAAGCGCGGGCACGGCCCGCGATCGGAGGACGTGGTATGA
- a CDS encoding HpcH/HpaI aldolase/citrate lyase family protein, with product MNLGRTLLFSPGDHARRVERALASPAATVVLDLEDGVAEGTAKEAARATIARALSSTRRTGLFVRVNGTGSPEQAADLAALAPSLGHVTGIVVPKVESREEVTRLGKRLHEIERDLGIKPGSLLVVPVVETCAGLLAAPGIAAAPRVAALILGVLDLAAELGVSPVAGSGGLDHVRVHLAVAARAAGLPAPADGPHPDLDDDEGLRRSSLASRALGFGGRVVLHPRQLDAVERDYAPTADEVLRARRVVEAAAAGAGSLRLPDGTFVDAPVIARARAVLAEAGEVTREHAPA from the coding sequence ATGAACTTGGGCCGGACGCTGTTGTTCTCGCCTGGCGACCACGCACGGCGGGTGGAACGTGCCCTGGCATCGCCGGCGGCCACCGTCGTCCTCGATCTGGAGGACGGCGTCGCCGAGGGCACGGCCAAGGAGGCCGCCCGTGCCACGATCGCCCGCGCGCTGTCGAGCACGCGCCGTACCGGGCTGTTCGTGCGGGTCAACGGGACGGGCAGTCCTGAGCAGGCCGCCGACCTCGCCGCGCTCGCTCCGTCCCTCGGCCACGTCACCGGGATCGTCGTCCCCAAGGTCGAGTCCCGTGAAGAGGTGACCCGGCTCGGGAAGCGGTTGCACGAGATCGAGCGTGACCTGGGGATCAAGCCCGGCTCGCTCCTTGTCGTGCCGGTGGTCGAGACCTGCGCGGGCCTGCTCGCCGCGCCCGGTATCGCGGCCGCGCCACGGGTCGCCGCGCTGATTCTCGGCGTCCTCGACCTGGCCGCCGAGCTCGGTGTGTCGCCAGTGGCCGGCAGCGGCGGCCTGGACCACGTCCGGGTGCACCTCGCGGTGGCCGCCCGGGCGGCCGGGCTCCCGGCGCCGGCCGACGGCCCGCACCCCGATCTTGACGACGACGAGGGACTCAGACGGAGCAGCCTGGCCTCCCGGGCGCTCGGATTCGGTGGCCGCGTCGTGCTGCATCCCCGTCAGCTCGACGCGGTGGAGCGGGACTACGCACCGACTGCGGACGAGGTCCTGCGGGCGCGCCGTGTCGTCGAGGCGGCCGCGGCGGGGGCGGGCAGCCTCCGTCTGCCGGACGGGACCTTCGTCGACGCGCCGGTCATTGCCCGGGCACGTGCGGTGCTCGCCGAGGCCGGGGAGGTGACGCGTGAGCACGCTCCCGCTTGA
- a CDS encoding amidohydrolase, with translation MPTTVKERIAAEFGRHEPEVVALSHRIGEHPELAFEEHKTTAEIIDLLRAHGGFAIEEGVAGLDTAFTATVGSGSLAVGLCAELDALPGIGHGCGHNVIAASAIGAALALAPVADELGLTVRLLGTPAEERGAGKTILLRKGAFDGLHAALMVHPTLKDMATPHIRALGHWSLEYHGRTGHASRPFDALNAADAVTVAQVAIGLLRQQLRDSDRVHTVIKEAGTAVNVIPGHAVVEVMIRSDTLTEVEALWARVRNCFEAGALAAGVRLTVGEPLIWLNGFRHDTDLAELFRNNAEALGRTFPDYPDRSLGSTDMSEVSVHMPAIHPVLSFDRPAEEGNHTAAFARAARGPEGDRAIHDGGLALAWTTADAAQDERLRHRLTHTGPFSWAGSTEEEGER, from the coding sequence ATGCCGACCACGGTGAAGGAGCGGATCGCCGCCGAGTTCGGGCGCCACGAGCCCGAGGTTGTCGCGCTGTCGCACCGCATCGGCGAGCACCCGGAACTCGCCTTCGAGGAGCACAAGACCACCGCGGAGATCATCGACCTGCTGCGCGCCCACGGCGGGTTCGCGATCGAGGAGGGCGTCGCCGGGCTGGACACGGCGTTCACCGCCACGGTGGGCAGCGGCTCCCTCGCAGTAGGCCTGTGCGCCGAACTTGACGCGCTCCCCGGCATCGGACACGGCTGCGGGCACAACGTGATCGCGGCGAGCGCGATCGGTGCCGCCCTCGCCCTGGCCCCGGTGGCCGACGAGCTCGGCCTGACAGTGCGGCTCCTCGGCACACCCGCCGAGGAGCGCGGGGCCGGCAAGACGATCCTGCTGCGGAAGGGGGCCTTCGACGGGCTGCACGCCGCCTTGATGGTGCACCCGACGCTCAAGGACATGGCCACCCCGCACATCCGGGCCCTCGGGCACTGGTCGCTGGAGTACCACGGCCGCACCGGCCACGCCTCGCGTCCGTTCGACGCGCTCAACGCGGCCGATGCGGTCACCGTCGCCCAGGTCGCGATCGGGCTGCTGCGCCAGCAGCTCAGGGACTCCGACCGTGTCCACACGGTGATCAAGGAAGCCGGGACCGCGGTCAACGTCATCCCCGGGCATGCCGTCGTCGAGGTCATGATCCGCTCCGACACACTCACCGAGGTTGAGGCCCTGTGGGCGCGGGTGCGGAACTGCTTCGAGGCCGGCGCGCTCGCCGCCGGGGTGCGGTTGACGGTCGGGGAGCCGCTGATATGGCTCAACGGCTTCCGCCACGACACGGACTTGGCGGAGCTCTTCCGGAACAACGCCGAGGCGCTGGGCCGGACCTTCCCGGACTACCCCGACCGCTCCCTCGGCTCGACCGACATGTCCGAGGTGTCGGTGCACATGCCGGCGATCCATCCGGTGCTCTCATTCGACCGCCCGGCCGAGGAGGGCAACCACACCGCCGCGTTCGCCCGCGCCGCCCGCGGGCCGGAGGGCGACCGCGCGATCCACGACGGCGGGCTCGCTCTGGCCTGGACGACCGCCGACGCCGCGCAGGACGAGCGCCTCCGGCACCGGCTCACCCACACCGGCCCCTTCAGTTGGGCCGGCTCGACAGAAGAAGAAGGAGAACGATGA
- a CDS encoding MFS transporter, with product MQKKILGAAMVGHIVESFDFVIYGYSATIIAKHFFPTGDPTLAILSTLAVYSIAFVVRPLGGAVFGSMGDRLGRRTALSTVVLIMAVSTAAIGVLPTYAVVGIAAPLLLLLCRLAQGLSMGAEYTSAASYVMEQAPPGRRALCTSAVGSATFIGAALAAFTLLALRLSSAPAYADWTWRLPFLLGGVMALIGLYMRLRLEETKTFRAIEDRGETTSTPVRDSFRDWRVFLLLLMIFSLLAVVAQNFLGYLPTYLTTTGGLPAVTTLVASGIALVLCAGLSILTGALADRLGRKPLLIAGIVVAVLGSVPAYVIAAGGSLFTTVVAEILLVIPAALVGMTATVVAVELVPPQIRATSTALTYNIAYAVLGARRRWSARCSQPGSAGSHRVPTSPFWPRSRSSW from the coding sequence ATGCAGAAGAAAATCCTCGGCGCGGCCATGGTCGGACACATCGTCGAGTCCTTCGACTTCGTCATCTACGGCTACTCGGCGACGATTATCGCCAAGCACTTCTTCCCCACCGGAGACCCCACGCTGGCCATCCTGTCCACATTGGCCGTCTACAGCATCGCATTCGTGGTGCGCCCACTCGGCGGGGCCGTGTTCGGCAGCATGGGCGACCGTCTCGGCCGCCGCACCGCGCTGTCCACCGTCGTGCTGATCATGGCGGTCTCGACCGCCGCCATCGGCGTGCTGCCCACTTACGCGGTCGTGGGCATTGCCGCGCCGTTGCTCCTGCTGCTCTGCCGGCTCGCCCAGGGGCTCTCCATGGGCGCCGAGTACACCAGCGCGGCCTCCTATGTGATGGAACAGGCACCCCCGGGCCGACGCGCCCTCTGCACCAGCGCCGTCGGCAGCGCGACCTTCATCGGCGCCGCCCTCGCGGCGTTCACGCTGCTCGCCCTGCGGCTGTCCTCCGCCCCGGCGTACGCGGACTGGACCTGGCGGCTGCCCTTCCTGCTTGGTGGCGTGATGGCGCTGATCGGCCTCTACATGCGCCTGCGTCTGGAGGAGACGAAGACCTTCCGAGCCATCGAGGACCGCGGCGAGACGACGTCCACCCCGGTCCGGGACTCCTTCCGCGACTGGCGGGTCTTCCTCCTGCTGCTCATGATCTTCTCGCTGCTCGCCGTGGTCGCCCAGAACTTTCTCGGCTACCTGCCCACCTACCTCACGACCACCGGCGGCCTCCCCGCGGTGACGACGCTCGTCGCCAGCGGCATCGCCCTCGTGCTGTGCGCCGGGCTGTCCATCCTGACGGGCGCGCTCGCCGACCGGCTCGGCCGCAAGCCGCTACTGATCGCCGGCATCGTCGTCGCGGTGCTGGGCTCGGTTCCGGCCTACGTGATCGCGGCAGGCGGATCACTGTTCACCACCGTCGTCGCGGAGATCCTGCTGGTCATCCCGGCCGCGCTGGTCGGCATGACGGCGACGGTCGTGGCGGTGGAGCTGGTTCCGCCGCAGATCCGCGCGACCAGCACCGCACTGACCTACAACATCGCCTACGCCGTGCTCGGGGCACGGCGCCGCTGGTCGGCACGCTGCTCACAGCCCGGTTCGGCAGGCTCGCACCGGGTGCCTACATCACCGTTCTGGCCGCGCTCGCGCTCGTCGTGGTGA
- a CDS encoding zinc-binding dehydrogenase, with protein MRAARITAFGGPEVFEVTDVPAPEPAPGEVLVRLHAAGLNRADIIVREGRFPEAPQPPMILGVEGAGEIAVVGEGVTGFAPGDRVAINPMKVCDKCEHCRSGRDSECPRLQIVGEHFDGAYAEYIALPARNVVPAPAGLGYDQLAAGIVAYMTAWHMLKTRGQLQPGETVLVVGAGSGVASAAVQVAKALGATVIATTSTERKTEQVRALGADEVINYRAEPNFHESVRKLTGGLGVDVVHETVGRATVQKSVLSARHGGRLVGMGSHTGKTAELDLWSLYRREITFIGCHTSNRAEIAEFLPLLADGSLSPVVDSVFPLAAAAEAQARLDAPDRFGKVVLSID; from the coding sequence ATGAGGGCAGCGCGAATCACCGCGTTCGGCGGACCGGAGGTCTTCGAGGTCACCGACGTACCCGCCCCCGAACCGGCGCCGGGCGAGGTGCTGGTGCGGCTACACGCCGCCGGGCTGAACCGGGCCGACATCATCGTCAGAGAGGGCAGGTTCCCAGAGGCACCGCAGCCACCGATGATCCTCGGGGTCGAGGGGGCCGGCGAGATCGCCGTCGTCGGCGAGGGGGTCACCGGGTTCGCCCCAGGCGACCGGGTCGCGATCAACCCGATGAAGGTCTGCGACAAGTGCGAACACTGCCGGAGCGGCCGGGACAGCGAGTGTCCCCGCCTGCAGATCGTCGGGGAGCACTTCGACGGAGCCTACGCGGAGTACATCGCGCTACCCGCCCGCAACGTCGTCCCGGCCCCCGCCGGGCTGGGGTACGACCAGCTCGCCGCCGGCATCGTCGCCTACATGACGGCCTGGCACATGCTGAAGACCCGCGGTCAGCTCCAGCCCGGCGAGACCGTGCTCGTCGTCGGCGCGGGCAGCGGCGTCGCGAGCGCCGCGGTGCAGGTCGCGAAGGCGCTGGGCGCCACGGTGATCGCCACGACCAGCACCGAGCGCAAGACGGAGCAGGTCCGCGCGCTCGGCGCCGACGAGGTGATCAACTACCGGGCGGAGCCGAACTTCCACGAATCGGTGCGCAAGCTGACCGGCGGACTGGGCGTCGACGTGGTGCACGAGACCGTTGGGCGCGCAACGGTGCAGAAGTCCGTCCTGTCCGCGCGACACGGTGGCCGGCTGGTCGGCATGGGTTCGCACACCGGCAAGACCGCCGAACTGGACCTCTGGAGCCTCTACCGGCGCGAGATCACCTTCATCGGCTGCCACACCTCGAACCGCGCCGAGATCGCCGAGTTCCTGCCGCTGCTGGCCGACGGCTCGCTCAGCCCCGTCGTCGACTCGGTCTTCCCGCTGGCCGCCGCGGCCGAGGCCCAGGCCCGGCTCGACGCACCCGACCGCTTCGGCAAGGTCGTGCTCTCGATCGACTGA
- a CDS encoding dipeptidase, translating into MATSRYAGYRSFSYLEPGQDYAEFTLAAEVDRLPPHDLGLTMEEEARAERLLTENIAVSLHDHPVRLPEKAEAELFAWTREARLAYGYEGLSRSGLDALFDNLGWGACESRNGWKWDDVITDLGMRLCDFAHQDYVTRAESVDDIRRAHAEDRLAVVAGLEGAALIENEVDRLDVLYGLGIRQMGIAYSDANSLGSGLREKSDGGLTAFGRRAVRRMNQLGIAIDLSHAGDLTALDVIEASEKPVLITHAGARGLWDTPRMKPDEVIRACAESGGMIGIEAAPHTTVSPDHRRHTIESVMDHFRYCVDLVGIKHVGFGPDTFFGDHMGLHHAMSEKLGVADAITSGPRFEPVEHVAGLENPGECFRNITRWLVKHGYSDAEIAAVIGGNALRVLDKIW; encoded by the coding sequence GTGGCAACATCACGCTACGCCGGGTACCGGTCCTTCTCGTACCTGGAGCCGGGACAGGACTACGCCGAGTTCACACTGGCGGCGGAGGTGGACCGGCTGCCCCCGCACGATCTCGGGCTGACCATGGAGGAGGAGGCCCGTGCGGAACGCCTCCTGACCGAGAACATCGCCGTCTCGCTGCACGACCACCCGGTGCGTCTGCCGGAGAAGGCGGAAGCGGAGCTGTTCGCCTGGACCCGCGAGGCCCGCCTCGCCTACGGCTACGAAGGGCTGAGCCGCTCCGGGCTGGACGCCCTGTTCGACAACCTCGGCTGGGGCGCCTGCGAGTCCCGGAACGGGTGGAAGTGGGACGACGTCATCACCGACCTCGGCATGCGCCTGTGCGACTTCGCCCACCAGGACTACGTGACACGCGCGGAGTCGGTCGACGACATCCGGCGCGCACACGCCGAGGACAGGCTCGCCGTCGTCGCGGGGCTGGAGGGGGCGGCGCTGATCGAGAACGAGGTCGACCGGCTCGACGTGCTCTACGGCCTCGGCATCCGACAGATGGGCATCGCCTACAGTGACGCGAACTCCCTCGGCAGCGGGCTGCGCGAGAAGAGCGACGGCGGCCTGACCGCCTTTGGCAGGCGCGCGGTGCGGCGGATGAACCAGCTCGGCATCGCGATCGATCTGTCGCACGCCGGGGACCTCACCGCGCTCGACGTGATCGAGGCGAGCGAAAAGCCCGTCCTGATCACCCACGCCGGTGCCCGGGGGCTCTGGGACACCCCGCGGATGAAGCCCGACGAGGTCATCCGGGCCTGTGCCGAGTCCGGCGGCATGATCGGGATCGAGGCGGCCCCGCACACGACGGTCAGCCCGGACCACCGCCGGCACACCATCGAGTCGGTCATGGACCACTTCCGGTACTGCGTCGACCTGGTCGGAATCAAGCACGTCGGGTTCGGTCCGGACACCTTCTTCGGCGACCACATGGGCCTGCACCACGCGATGAGCGAGAAGCTCGGTGTCGCCGACGCCATCACCTCCGGCCCGCGGTTCGAGCCGGTCGAACACGTGGCCGGGCTGGAGAATCCCGGCGAGTGCTTCCGCAACATCACCCGCTGGCTGGTCAAGCACGGCTACTCCGACGCGGAGATCGCTGCCGTGATCGGCGGAAATGCCCTGCGGGTCCTCGACAAGATCTGGTAA
- a CDS encoding IclR family transcriptional regulator, whose translation MGQLETSKGISSVLSTLQVLEVVAQRQPIGVSELARATSMPKSSVHRCLVTLREAGWLRIVDPNRVLWGVTSKPLDIGLSSSGEQSLRDVAHPHLEALRDSTNETVHLVIRDGTSLTIIMREDSRQAVRTYVEIGTRAPLHATSCGLAVLAKLGDDEINGLLASGLDRYTDTTPTSLERVREEIERTRARGFSTNDESWWRPGVSAIGAAIMNSAGRPVAALAVSVPSSRFERDKIASYGECAVKTAAAISESLADR comes from the coding sequence ATGGGACAGCTGGAAACGAGCAAGGGCATCAGCAGCGTCCTGAGCACCTTGCAGGTACTGGAGGTCGTCGCGCAGCGCCAGCCGATCGGGGTGTCCGAATTGGCGCGCGCCACCAGCATGCCGAAAAGCAGCGTCCACCGGTGCCTGGTCACCCTCCGAGAGGCGGGGTGGCTGAGGATCGTGGACCCGAACCGGGTGCTCTGGGGAGTGACCAGCAAACCCCTCGACATCGGACTCAGCAGCTCCGGGGAGCAAAGCCTGCGCGATGTCGCGCACCCGCATCTTGAGGCCCTGCGCGACTCCACCAACGAGACCGTCCACCTCGTCATCCGGGACGGCACCTCACTTACGATCATCATGCGGGAGGACAGCCGGCAGGCCGTGCGGACGTACGTCGAGATCGGCACCCGAGCCCCGCTACACGCCACCTCGTGTGGCCTGGCCGTGCTCGCGAAGCTCGGCGACGACGAGATCAACGGCCTGCTGGCCTCCGGTCTCGACCGCTACACCGACACCACACCCACCTCGCTGGAGCGGGTCCGGGAGGAGATCGAGCGGACCCGCGCCCGGGGGTTCTCGACCAACGACGAGTCCTGGTGGCGGCCGGGGGTCAGCGCCATCGGCGCCGCCATCATGAACTCGGCCGGGCGTCCGGTGGCCGCGCTCGCCGTATCGGTGCCGTCCAGCCGTTTCGAGCGCGACAAGATCGCGTCCTACGGCGAGTGCGCGGTGAAGACGGCGGCGGCGATCTCGGAGTCGCTGGCGGACCGCTGA
- a CDS encoding muconolactone Delta-isomerase, which produces MADFLVTIDTTGVIALPVDTRVDVIDRERAAGLALIEAGTLKRIWRLPGEKGNVGIWSARDADELHDVLQSLPIFPYARFEVRALATHPLISGDYNFARA; this is translated from the coding sequence ATGGCGGACTTCCTGGTCACCATCGACACCACCGGCGTCATCGCGCTGCCGGTCGACACCCGCGTTGACGTGATCGATCGGGAACGTGCCGCCGGCCTCGCGCTGATCGAGGCCGGCACGTTGAAGAGAATCTGGCGGCTGCCCGGCGAGAAGGGCAACGTCGGCATCTGGTCTGCCCGCGACGCCGACGAGCTGCACGACGTCCTGCAGTCGTTGCCGATCTTCCCGTACGCCAGGTTCGAGGTGCGGGCGCTGGCGACCCATCCGCTGATCTCGGGCGACTACAACTTCGCCCGAGCCTGA
- a CDS encoding phosphotransferase family protein, protein MDEVKVVVAHSERATLRVGDVFLKVDADQARIDVEVEAMSLAPVPTPEVLWRRPSVLAIAALPGTTLGRLGGPSTGSPAAWAAAGAAIRKLHDAPLPPLPGRAGRDIVALAAELDGECELLVTNGVLPADLVTRNRQIAEAALRPWTPAFTHGDLQIAHVFVDGDEVTGIIDWSEAGQGDALYDLATFTLGHEEHLDDVIAGYGTDIDLDVIHAWWSLRSLLAVRWLIEHGFDPFAPGCEVDVLRSRM, encoded by the coding sequence ATGGATGAGGTCAAAGTCGTCGTCGCCCATTCCGAGCGCGCGACTCTGCGCGTCGGCGACGTGTTCCTGAAGGTGGACGCCGATCAGGCGCGCATCGATGTCGAGGTCGAGGCGATGTCCCTCGCGCCGGTCCCGACCCCGGAGGTCCTGTGGCGCAGGCCGTCCGTGCTCGCGATCGCCGCACTCCCGGGGACGACGCTTGGGCGTCTCGGCGGGCCGTCGACCGGGTCGCCGGCGGCGTGGGCCGCGGCGGGCGCCGCCATCCGAAAGCTGCACGACGCGCCGCTGCCGCCCCTGCCGGGCCGGGCCGGCCGGGACATCGTCGCGCTGGCGGCGGAACTCGACGGCGAGTGCGAGTTGCTCGTGACGAACGGTGTCCTGCCCGCCGACCTGGTCACCCGCAACCGCCAGATCGCCGAGGCCGCGCTCCGGCCGTGGACTCCGGCGTTCACGCACGGCGACCTGCAGATCGCGCACGTCTTCGTCGACGGCGACGAGGTCACCGGCATCATCGACTGGTCCGAGGCGGGCCAGGGTGACGCCCTGTACGACCTCGCCACCTTCACGCTCGGACACGAGGAGCACCTCGACGACGTCATCGCCGGCTATGGCACCGACATCGACCTCGACGTGATCCACGCGTGGTGGTCGTTGCGAAGCCTGCTGGCGGTTCGCTGGCTGATCGAGCACGGCTTCGACCCCTTCGCGCCGGGCTGTGAGGTCGACGTGCTGAGATCCCGCATGTGA